The following coding sequences are from one Triticum aestivum cultivar Chinese Spring chromosome 5A, IWGSC CS RefSeq v2.1, whole genome shotgun sequence window:
- the LOC123107112 gene encoding calmodulin-like protein 2: MDMEMTSSSAPAASYFNFSVAQAVVTISINVVLVWLSALVKSSTSSSSSASRRSAAPAPEPEPAQPAPASGASEVDLDVVLGVMGAGGAASVGFEDAAALFEEEEATVEEAAAAFRVFDRNGDGFVDAGELRSVLRSLGFTAGVAAAECQRMIDAYDENKDGRMDFQEFLTFMERSSS; this comes from the coding sequence ATGGACATGGAGATGACATCTTCCTCGGCGCCGGCAGCGTCCTACTTCAACTTCTCCGTGGCGCAGGCCGTGGTGACCATCTCCATCAACGTCGTCCTCGTCTGGCTCTCCGCCCTCGTCaagtcctccacctcctcctcctcctccgccagcCGCCGCTCGGCCGCCCCCGCGCCGGAGCCGGAGCCAGCGCAGCCTGCGCCGGCGAGTGGCGCCTCGGAGGTCGACCTGGACGTGGTTCTCGGGGTGATGGGCGCGGGCGGCGCCGCCTCGGTCGGGTTCGAGGACGCGGCGGCGCtgttcgaggaggaggaggccaccgtggaggaggccgcggcggcgtTCCGCGTCTTCGACCGCAACGGCGACGGGTTCGTCGACGCCGGAGAGCTCCGGAGCGTGCTGAGGTCGCTCGGGTTCACCGCCGGCGTCGCGGCCGCCGAATGCCAGCGCATGATCGACGCCTATGACGAGAACAAGGACGGCCGGATGGACTTCCAGGAGTTCCTCACCTTCATGGAGAGGAGCAGCTCGTGA
- the LOC123107113 gene encoding uncharacterized protein, translating to MNAAVCSSVSSTTSIVVVAWFPWSPVVLSADAGHSSWEVIHKDMYLSNTLPFQGQLYGFLQTSRQIVQVYPPKLLGPGPVVAHVPIKFGNPFFCSYYLVESDGHMLLVVKSMNLVGRDVEEWRRYVIVIFKVDVSLGHWELIPVSSLGDRALFVSMDRCLSVKAKNLPSISSNSIYLTVPLPDPVVMHSLSSQSFEWPTTLCQVHDVKEKIHPSVRPFTIADHLLTYCNHREWATGLMFHEYYTIPKSYEELWKKIRAQDSEVRISRVQDSIRKGKRSVELKKE from the exons ATGAACGCTGCCGTTTGTAGCAGTGTGTCATCCACCACTTCCATTGTCGTTGTGGCCTGGTTCCCTTGGTCACCTGTGGTGCTCAGTGCTGATGCGGGCCACTCAAGCTGGGAGGTCATTCACAAGGACATGTATCTTTCCAATACCTTGCCCTTCCAAGGCCAGCTTTACGGTTTCCTGCAGACTTCAAGGCAGATTGTGCAAGTCTACCCTCCAAAACTACTCGGCCCTGGCCCTGTCGTTGCTCATGTTCCAATTAAGTTTGGCAACCCATTTTTCTGCAGCTACTACCTTGTGGAGTCCGATGGCCACATGCTACTTGTTGTCAAGTCTATGAACTTGGTGGGTCGTGATGTGGAGGAGTGGCGACGTTATGTCATTGTGATCTTCAAGGTTGATGTAAGCCTTGGCCACTGGGAACTGATTCCAGTAAGCAGTCTTGGCGACCGGGCATTGTTTGTATCCATGGACAGGTGCCTGTCCGTGAAGGCGAAGAACCTTCCTTCCATCAGCAGCAACTCAATTTACCTCACTGTGCCACTCCCGGATCCGGTCGTCATGCATTCCCTGAGCAGCCAGTCATTTGAGTGGCCAACGACGTTGTGTCAGGTCCACGACGTGAAGGAGAAGATTCACCCGTCCGTCCGGCCCTTCACCATCGCTGATCATCTTCTCACCTACTGCAATCATCGTGAATG GGCAACTGGACTAATGTTTCATGAGTATTACACTATACCCAAGTCTTATGAAGAGTTGTGGAAGAAAATAAGAGCTCAGGATTCTGAAGTGAGGATTTCGCGCGTGCAAGATTCAATCAGGAAAGGGAAAAGGAGTGTCGAACTGAAGAAGGAATAA